Proteins encoded within one genomic window of Prauserella marina:
- a CDS encoding TRM11 family SAM-dependent methyltransferase gives MPEYAILILPSANRVYTETSTGLLRSELAAFGTTVLSTAPSDIGTRRIGGADYVTFMTAAPLTDTDVTYLSNLSSAYVLFEISGELLRPLSLDAPGVFGSDLLTIQKYSGKTNELFTTLLFNLTVLASSRAGALLGEPLRVLDPLCGRGTTLNLAMMRGHDAIGVEVDGKDFDAYQQFIKTWLRQKRLKHSAETTPLRRNKIRLGRRMDIEYAASKEQYKAGETRTLTYLNCDTLETDQLLRKESVDVIVTDAPYGVQHGSKSADASLSRGPRELLAAAVPGWSRVLREGGAMGISWNTNVAKRDELADILRKAGLTVREGDGFDELSHRVDQAIVRDVLVATK, from the coding sequence ATGCCTGAGTACGCGATCCTCATCCTGCCTTCGGCCAACCGGGTCTACACGGAGACCTCGACCGGCCTGCTGCGTTCCGAACTGGCCGCGTTCGGGACGACCGTGCTGTCCACGGCGCCCTCCGACATCGGCACCCGGCGGATCGGGGGCGCCGACTACGTCACCTTTATGACCGCCGCCCCGCTGACCGACACCGACGTCACCTACCTGTCGAACCTGTCGTCGGCCTACGTGCTTTTCGAGATCAGCGGCGAACTTCTTCGCCCGCTGTCGCTGGACGCGCCCGGGGTCTTCGGCTCCGACCTGCTGACGATCCAGAAGTACTCCGGCAAGACCAACGAGCTGTTCACCACTCTGCTGTTCAACCTGACCGTGCTGGCCTCCTCGCGCGCGGGCGCGCTGCTGGGCGAGCCGCTGCGGGTGCTGGATCCGCTGTGCGGCAGGGGAACGACGCTCAACCTCGCGATGATGCGCGGTCACGACGCCATCGGTGTCGAGGTCGACGGCAAGGACTTCGACGCCTACCAGCAGTTCATCAAGACCTGGCTGCGGCAGAAGCGGCTCAAGCACAGCGCGGAGACGACCCCCCTTCGCCGCAACAAGATCCGGCTCGGACGGCGCATGGACATCGAGTACGCGGCGAGCAAGGAGCAGTACAAGGCGGGCGAGACCCGCACACTGACCTACCTCAACTGCGACACGCTGGAAACCGACCAGCTGCTGCGCAAGGAATCGGTCGACGTCATCGTCACCGACGCGCCGTACGGCGTTCAGCACGGCAGCAAGTCGGCCGATGCGAGTTTGTCGAGAGGCCCCCGCGAACTGCTCGCCGCCGCCGTACCCGGGTGGAGCAGAGTGCTGCGCGAGGGCGGCGCGATGGGGATCTCGTGGAACACCAACGTCGCGAAACGGGACGAACTCGCGGACATCCTGCGCAAGGCCGGGCTCACCGTCCGCGAAGGCGACGGCTTCGACGAGCTGTCGCACCGGGTGGACCAGGCTATCGTGCGCGATGTACTGGTCGCGACCAAGTAG
- a CDS encoding transcriptional regulator, whose product MEDHEIVQRNIALQREWYGEPLGDRVRRLVAAFDVSQASLSEVLGISAPMLSQVMSGRRAKIGNPLVLARLIMLERKVLTPGVAAGSKSALKAALEDVRTARPRVGRDSLPVGEGQDDQAVLAGLREVAEDEGLLRAAERLDADYPALADLLRRAGKSG is encoded by the coding sequence GTGGAGGACCACGAAATCGTCCAGCGGAACATCGCACTGCAACGGGAGTGGTACGGGGAGCCGTTGGGTGACAGGGTGCGCAGGCTGGTCGCGGCCTTCGACGTATCCCAGGCGTCCCTGTCGGAGGTTCTCGGCATCAGCGCACCGATGTTGAGCCAGGTGATGAGCGGCAGACGCGCGAAGATCGGAAACCCGCTGGTGCTGGCCAGACTCATCATGCTCGAACGCAAGGTGCTCACCCCCGGCGTCGCGGCGGGAAGCAAAAGCGCGCTCAAGGCCGCGCTTGAGGACGTGAGAACCGCCAGACCGCGCGTCGGCAGGGACAGCCTTCCCGTCGGTGAAGGGCAGGACGACCAGGCCGTGCTCGCCGGGCTGCGCGAGGTGGCCGAGGACGAGGGCCTGCTCCGCGCGGCGGAGCGGCTCGACGCCGACTACCCCGCCCTCGCCGACCTGCTGCGAAGGGCAGGCAAGAGCGGATAG
- a CDS encoding MFS transporter — translation MPSRGPASTRASTRSWLIWLTAASVYVLAVFHRTSFGVAGLEAADRFGVGAAALSTFTVLQLGVYAVMQIPTGVLVDRYGPRNILTAALVFLSAGQILIAVASTYTLGLVARGVLGLGDAMTFVSVLRLAANHFPARQYMFVTALTGALGFAGNLAATLPLTLLLAGPGWLPTFLGAGLVTIVFVGVVQWRVHDTPTAKVVESPSVPAGEIGKQVLGALRVPGTRLGFWTHFSTMFGQNVLVLLWGVPYLVQGQGYSVTTASSLLMVFVVGAMCGGPFVGTLVGRRPEVRMPLVLGFLGGSALVWAVLLSWPGTVPIGVLIPSFLVLSFGGPVSSVGFALARDYNPLPRVGTATGVVNVGGFCATTITALLIGVLLELTGGDFRIALSSVVVVLAFGSWRMFVWYRRARAAVFAAQARGESVPVRLRRHRWDVAREQERVAATV, via the coding sequence TTGCCGTCCCGTGGCCCAGCGTCCACGCGTGCCAGTACACGGTCCTGGTTGATCTGGCTGACCGCCGCCTCCGTCTACGTTCTCGCCGTATTCCATCGCACGTCGTTCGGGGTCGCCGGTCTCGAAGCCGCCGACCGCTTCGGTGTCGGCGCCGCCGCGCTGAGCACCTTCACCGTGTTGCAGCTCGGTGTCTACGCCGTCATGCAGATCCCCACCGGGGTGCTCGTCGACCGGTACGGGCCCCGCAACATCCTCACCGCGGCACTGGTGTTCCTCTCCGCCGGACAGATCCTGATCGCCGTCGCGAGCACCTACACGCTGGGGCTCGTCGCCCGCGGCGTGCTCGGCCTCGGCGACGCCATGACCTTCGTGTCCGTGCTGCGGCTGGCGGCGAACCATTTCCCGGCCAGGCAGTACATGTTCGTCACCGCCCTCACCGGCGCGCTCGGCTTCGCCGGCAACCTCGCGGCCACGCTGCCGCTGACCCTGCTGCTCGCGGGGCCTGGCTGGCTGCCGACCTTCCTCGGCGCCGGACTGGTGACCATCGTGTTCGTCGGGGTCGTGCAGTGGCGGGTACACGACACGCCGACCGCGAAGGTCGTCGAGTCTCCGTCGGTTCCGGCGGGGGAGATCGGCAAGCAGGTTCTCGGCGCGCTGCGCGTGCCGGGCACCCGGCTCGGGTTCTGGACCCACTTCTCGACGATGTTCGGCCAGAACGTGCTCGTGCTGTTGTGGGGAGTGCCCTATTTGGTGCAAGGACAGGGATATTCGGTGACCACGGCCAGTTCGCTGCTCATGGTCTTCGTCGTCGGCGCGATGTGCGGCGGGCCCTTCGTCGGCACGCTCGTCGGACGACGGCCCGAGGTCCGGATGCCGCTGGTGCTCGGTTTCCTCGGTGGCAGCGCGCTCGTGTGGGCGGTGTTGCTGAGCTGGCCGGGCACCGTCCCCATCGGAGTGCTCATTCCCTCGTTCCTCGTGCTGAGCTTCGGCGGCCCCGTCTCGTCGGTCGGATTCGCGCTGGCGCGCGACTACAACCCGCTGCCGAGGGTCGGCACCGCGACCGGCGTCGTCAACGTCGGCGGCTTCTGCGCGACGACGATCACCGCGCTGCTGATCGGTGTCCTGCTGGAACTGACGGGAGGGGACTTCCGGATCGCGTTGTCCTCCGTCGTCGTCGTGCTCGCGTTCGGGTCGTGGCGGATGTTCGTCTGGTACCGCAGGGCAAGGGCGGCGGTGTTCGCGGCGCAGGCGCGCGGCGAATCGGTGCCGGTGCGGTTGCGGCGGCACCGCTGGGATGTCGCGAGGGAACAGGAGAGGGTGGCCGCCACGGTCTGA
- the rpsO gene encoding 30S ribosomal protein S15 — protein MALSTDEKKSILSEYGVHDSDTGSPEAQVALLTKRITGLTEHLKMHKHDHHSRRGLLLLVGRRRRLLNYVMSVDVERYRSLIQRLGLRR, from the coding sequence GTGGCGCTGTCCACCGACGAGAAGAAGTCGATCCTGTCCGAGTACGGCGTGCACGACTCCGACACCGGATCCCCCGAGGCGCAGGTCGCACTGCTGACCAAGCGGATCACCGGCCTCACCGAGCATCTCAAGATGCACAAGCACGACCACCACTCACGTCGCGGTCTGTTGCTGCTGGTCGGCCGTCGCCGCCGGCTGCTCAACTACGTGATGAGTGTGGACGTCGAGCGGTACCGTTCGCTGATTCAGCGCCTCGGCCTCCGCCGATGA
- the rbfA gene encoding 30S ribosome-binding factor RbfA, with the protein MADQARARRLAKRIAQIVASALEHEVKDPRLGNVTVTDAKITGDLRDATVYYTVLGESLDSAPDFAGAAAALESARGVLRTKVGQGTGVRYTPTLTFVADSVPADARHIDELLAKAREADAEVARQATGAAHAGESDPYRPPREDETE; encoded by the coding sequence GATCGTCGCTTCCGCGCTGGAACACGAGGTCAAGGATCCGCGCCTGGGAAATGTGACCGTCACCGATGCGAAGATCACCGGCGACCTGAGGGACGCCACGGTCTACTACACGGTGCTCGGCGAAAGCCTCGACAGCGCGCCCGACTTCGCGGGCGCCGCGGCCGCGCTGGAATCGGCGCGGGGCGTGCTGCGAACGAAGGTCGGCCAGGGTACGGGGGTTCGGTACACGCCGACCCTGACGTTCGTGGCCGACAGCGTTCCGGCCGACGCGAGGCACATCGACGAGTTGCTCGCCAAGGCGAGGGAGGCTGACGCGGAGGTCGCCCGTCAGGCGACCGGCGCCGCGCATGCCGGGGAAAGCGATCCCTACCGGCCTCCCCGCGAGGACGAGACCGAATAG
- the truB gene encoding tRNA pseudouridine(55) synthase TruB, giving the protein MSRQPAQAPPPPGLLVVDKPSGMTSHDVVAKARRFMGTRKIGHAGTLDPMATGVLVLGIERATKLLGHLALDRKTYLATLSLGASTTTDDAEGELLEQTDPSGVGDERIHAGVATLTGDLQQVPSAVSAVKVDGKRAYARVRDGEKVELPPRPVTVYRFDVLALRRTPGRIEIDAMIDCSSGTYVRALARDLGADLGVGGHLAALRRTTVGPFSLATARTLDRIEREPALSMSLEDAVAAAFPSRNVDAVTARAVRHGQRIPAAGIAGTYGVFGPDGTVLALAADEGGTARTVVVLAPA; this is encoded by the coding sequence GTGTCCAGACAGCCCGCACAGGCGCCTCCGCCCCCCGGTCTCCTCGTCGTCGACAAGCCGAGCGGGATGACCTCACACGACGTCGTCGCCAAGGCCCGCCGGTTCATGGGCACTCGCAAGATCGGGCACGCGGGCACCCTCGATCCCATGGCCACCGGTGTGCTCGTGCTCGGTATCGAGCGGGCAACCAAGCTGCTCGGACATCTCGCTCTCGACCGCAAGACCTATCTGGCGACGCTGTCGCTCGGTGCCTCGACGACGACCGACGACGCCGAGGGCGAGCTGCTGGAGCAGACCGACCCTTCCGGCGTCGGCGACGAGCGGATCCACGCCGGGGTCGCCACCCTCACCGGTGATCTCCAGCAGGTGCCGAGCGCGGTGAGCGCGGTCAAGGTCGACGGCAAGCGGGCTTATGCCAGGGTGCGCGACGGCGAGAAGGTGGAGCTGCCGCCCCGGCCGGTGACCGTGTACCGGTTCGACGTGCTCGCGCTGCGCAGGACACCGGGCAGGATCGAGATCGACGCGATGATCGACTGTTCCTCCGGAACGTATGTCAGGGCACTGGCAAGGGACTTGGGTGCCGACCTCGGCGTCGGAGGGCATCTCGCGGCGCTGCGCAGGACGACCGTCGGGCCGTTCAGCCTCGCGACCGCCCGCACCCTCGACCGGATCGAGCGGGAGCCCGCGTTGTCGATGAGTCTTGAGGACGCCGTGGCCGCGGCATTTCCCAGCAGGAACGTCGACGCCGTCACCGCCCGCGCGGTCAGGCATGGGCAGCGCATCCCCGCCGCCGGTATCGCCGGTACCTACGGGGTTTTCGGACCGGATGGCACGGTGCTGGCGCTGGCCGCCGACGAGGGGGGCACCGCGCGCACCGTGGTCGTGCTCGCGCCCGCCTAG
- a CDS encoding MATE family efflux transporter, translating to MVNVVEERVPARKVFGLAVPALGVLAAEPLYVLVDTAVVGHLGALPLAGLALGGVLLSLVSTQLTFLSYGTTARTARLHGAGRRAEAVSEGVQATWLALAVGLVVLGLGQLFAEPIASAMSGDEAVTAEAVSWLRIALCGAPMILVTMAGNGWMRGVQDAVRPLRYVLVGNAISAVLCPVLVYPVGWGLEGSAIANVVAQTISGGLFLRALARERAGLRPHPSVMWAQLTLGRDLVLRSLGFQACFLSAATVAARTSTEAVGAHQVVLQLWTFLSLVLDSVAIAAQSLIGAALGGGSSRKARGVATQIARYGLIFGCFLCAVFAALSQVLPHAFTSDPGVLGEIPHAWWFFVALQPVAGVVFALDGVLLGAGDAAFLRNATIASAVGGFLPMIWASLAFGWGLTGIWAGLSLFMLARLGFVLARWRSGKWAVVGAVRA from the coding sequence GTGGTCAACGTGGTGGAGGAGCGCGTCCCGGCACGCAAGGTGTTCGGTCTCGCCGTTCCCGCGCTGGGGGTTCTCGCGGCCGAGCCGCTCTACGTTCTCGTCGACACGGCGGTGGTGGGGCATCTCGGCGCGTTGCCGCTGGCCGGTCTCGCGCTCGGCGGCGTGCTGCTGTCGCTGGTCTCCACCCAGCTGACGTTTCTTTCCTACGGCACGACGGCGCGCACGGCCAGATTGCACGGCGCGGGCCGCCGCGCGGAGGCGGTGAGCGAGGGAGTACAGGCGACCTGGCTCGCGCTGGCGGTGGGACTCGTCGTGCTCGGGCTCGGTCAGCTCTTCGCCGAGCCCATCGCCTCGGCGATGTCGGGGGACGAGGCGGTCACCGCCGAGGCGGTGTCGTGGCTGCGGATCGCGCTGTGCGGCGCGCCCATGATCCTGGTGACGATGGCGGGCAACGGCTGGATGCGCGGCGTCCAGGACGCGGTGCGCCCGCTGCGGTACGTGCTGGTTGGCAACGCGATCTCGGCCGTGCTGTGCCCGGTCCTGGTCTATCCGGTCGGCTGGGGGCTCGAAGGCTCGGCGATCGCCAACGTCGTCGCGCAGACCATCTCCGGCGGGTTGTTCCTGCGCGCGCTCGCCCGCGAGCGCGCGGGTCTGCGGCCACACCCTTCGGTCATGTGGGCGCAGCTCACACTTGGTCGCGACCTCGTGTTGCGCAGCCTCGGCTTCCAGGCGTGCTTCCTGTCGGCGGCCACGGTCGCCGCCCGCACCTCGACCGAGGCGGTCGGCGCGCACCAGGTGGTTCTGCAGTTGTGGACGTTCCTTTCGCTGGTACTCGACTCGGTCGCCATCGCGGCGCAGTCGCTCATCGGCGCGGCGCTCGGCGGGGGATCCAGTCGCAAGGCGCGCGGGGTCGCCACCCAGATCGCCAGGTACGGCCTGATCTTCGGCTGCTTCCTGTGCGCGGTGTTCGCCGCGCTGTCCCAGGTGTTGCCGCACGCGTTCACCTCGGATCCGGGCGTGCTCGGCGAGATACCGCACGCGTGGTGGTTCTTCGTCGCGCTGCAACCGGTCGCCGGAGTGGTGTTCGCGCTCGACGGGGTCCTGCTCGGCGCCGGTGACGCCGCGTTCCTGCGCAACGCCACCATCGCCAGCGCGGTCGGCGGGTTCCTCCCGATGATCTGGGCCTCGCTCGCGTTCGGCTGGGGGCTCACCGGCATCTGGGCAGGGCTGTCGCTGTTCATGCTGGCGCGGCTCGGTTTCGTGCTGGCGCGCTGGCGGTCCGGCAAGTGGGCGGTCGTCGGCGCCGTGCGCGCCTGA
- a CDS encoding bifunctional riboflavin kinase/FAD synthetase, producing MLRWRGLNDLPGGWGRCVVTIGVFDGVHRGHQALINRTVEAAARRGLPSVVLTFDPHPSEVLRPGSHPAQLTTLRRKAELVERLGVDVFAVLPFTLELSKLTPDEFVHEVLVDKLHAAAVIVGENFTFGHKAAGDVQTLRTLGKRFGFVAQGAKLQGRHLPGEQDDSEITFSSTYVRSCIDAGDVVAAADALGRPHRLEGIVVRGDGRGHDLGFPTANLSAPRYAAIPADGVYAGWFTRAAKPDDKLAAAISVGTNPTFSGRERTVEAFVLDVDEDFYGQHVAIDFVSRLRGQIAFDGPDALVEKMTADVAETRRVLREV from the coding sequence GTGCTGCGTTGGAGGGGTTTGAACGACCTGCCCGGTGGTTGGGGACGTTGTGTGGTCACGATCGGCGTTTTCGACGGCGTCCATCGAGGACACCAGGCGTTGATCAACAGGACGGTGGAGGCCGCCGCGCGACGCGGTCTCCCGAGTGTGGTGCTGACCTTCGATCCGCATCCCTCCGAGGTACTGCGGCCCGGCAGTCATCCCGCCCAGTTGACCACCCTGCGCAGGAAGGCCGAGCTGGTCGAGCGGCTCGGGGTCGACGTGTTCGCGGTACTGCCGTTCACCCTCGAACTGTCCAAGCTGACTCCCGACGAGTTCGTGCACGAGGTCCTTGTCGACAAGCTGCACGCCGCGGCCGTGATCGTGGGGGAGAACTTCACCTTCGGTCACAAGGCCGCCGGTGACGTGCAGACGCTGCGCACCCTCGGCAAGCGGTTCGGCTTCGTGGCCCAGGGCGCCAAGCTCCAGGGCAGGCACCTTCCCGGTGAGCAGGACGACAGCGAGATCACCTTCTCCTCGACCTACGTGCGCTCGTGCATCGACGCGGGCGACGTCGTCGCCGCCGCCGACGCGCTCGGCAGGCCACACCGGCTCGAAGGCATCGTCGTGCGCGGCGACGGCAGGGGGCACGACCTCGGCTTTCCGACAGCCAACCTCTCCGCGCCCCGGTACGCGGCGATTCCGGCCGACGGCGTGTACGCGGGCTGGTTCACCCGTGCGGCCAAACCGGACGACAAGCTCGCCGCCGCCATCTCGGTTGGCACCAATCCCACGTTCTCGGGGCGCGAGCGCACCGTGGAGGCGTTCGTGCTGGACGTCGACGAGGACTTCTACGGCCAGCACGTCGCGATCGACTTCGTGTCGCGGCTAAGGGGACAGATCGCTTTCGACGGCCCTGACGCGCTGGTCGAGAAGATGACCGCGGACGTCGCCGAGACCCGGCGCGTGCTGCGGGAGGTATGA
- a CDS encoding polyribonucleotide nucleotidyltransferase, translating into MTEPSGITVHEAEAVIDNGRFGKRTVRFETGRLAKQAAGAVVAYLDDETMLLSATTASKHPKEHFDFFPLTVDVEERMYAAGRIPGAFFRREGRPSTEAILTCRLIDRPLRPSFADGLRNEIQVVITVQSLNPEDPYDVLAINAASASTQIGGLPFSGPIGGVRVALIEDQWVAFPTWSQLEKATFNMVVAGRIVENDVAIMMVEAEGTENTLDLIAAGNTAPTEQSVAEGLAAAKPFIKVLCEAQARLADAAAKPTGDFPQFLAYQPDAFDAVAAIATDELTKALAIAGKQDRDNATDEVKAAVLEKVGVGEGETFDGREKEIGAAFRALTKKLIRQRILRDKVRIDGRGLTDIRQLAAEVAVIPRAHGSALFERGETQILGVTTLNMLRMEQQLDTLSPETTKRYLHHYNFPPFSTGETGRVGSPKRREIGHGMLAERALVPVLPKRDEFPYAIRQVSEALGSNGSTSMGSVCASTMSLYNAGVPLKASVAGIAMGLVSDEVDGETRYVALTDILGAEDAFGDMDFKVAGTKDIITALQLDTKLDGIPSDVLAGALNQAKDARHTILEVMAEAIDGPDEMSPYAPRVTSVKIPVDKIGEVIGPKGKMINSITEETGADISIEDDGTIYVGAADGPSADAAIDKINAIANPQLPKVGERFLGTVVKTAAFGAFVSLLPGKDGLVHISKLGNGKRIGKVEDVVNVGDKLRVEIADIDNRGKISLILVKEDEDNAAEGGEKADSAENSENAKGAENTADAS; encoded by the coding sequence ATGACAGAACCAAGCGGTATCACCGTGCACGAAGCGGAAGCCGTGATCGACAACGGCCGGTTCGGCAAGCGCACGGTCCGCTTCGAGACGGGCAGGCTGGCCAAGCAGGCCGCCGGCGCGGTCGTCGCCTACCTCGACGACGAGACGATGTTGCTGTCGGCGACCACCGCGTCCAAGCACCCGAAGGAGCACTTCGACTTCTTCCCGCTGACGGTGGACGTCGAGGAGCGCATGTACGCCGCGGGCAGGATCCCCGGCGCGTTCTTCCGCAGGGAGGGCCGTCCCTCCACGGAGGCGATCCTCACGTGCAGGCTGATCGACCGGCCGCTGCGCCCCTCCTTCGCCGACGGGCTGCGCAACGAGATCCAGGTCGTCATCACCGTCCAGAGCCTCAACCCCGAGGACCCCTACGACGTGCTGGCGATCAACGCGGCGTCGGCGTCCACCCAGATCGGTGGTCTGCCCTTCTCCGGCCCGATCGGCGGCGTGCGCGTCGCGCTGATCGAGGACCAGTGGGTGGCCTTCCCGACCTGGTCGCAGCTGGAGAAGGCGACCTTCAACATGGTCGTCGCCGGCCGGATCGTCGAGAACGACGTCGCGATCATGATGGTCGAGGCCGAGGGCACCGAGAACACCCTCGACCTCATCGCCGCGGGTAACACCGCGCCGACCGAGCAGTCGGTCGCCGAAGGGCTCGCCGCGGCGAAGCCGTTCATCAAGGTGCTGTGCGAGGCGCAGGCGCGGCTCGCCGACGCGGCGGCCAAGCCGACCGGCGACTTCCCGCAGTTCCTCGCCTACCAGCCCGACGCCTTCGACGCCGTCGCCGCGATCGCGACCGACGAGCTGACCAAGGCGCTGGCCATCGCGGGCAAGCAGGACCGCGACAACGCGACCGACGAGGTCAAGGCCGCCGTGCTGGAGAAGGTCGGCGTCGGCGAGGGCGAGACGTTCGACGGCAGGGAAAAGGAGATCGGCGCCGCGTTCAGGGCGCTGACCAAGAAGCTGATCCGCCAGCGCATCCTGCGCGACAAGGTGCGCATCGACGGCCGTGGCCTCACCGACATCCGGCAGCTCGCCGCCGAGGTCGCCGTCATCCCGCGCGCGCACGGCTCGGCGCTGTTCGAGCGTGGTGAGACCCAGATCCTCGGCGTCACCACGCTGAACATGCTGAGGATGGAGCAGCAGCTCGACACGCTGTCGCCGGAGACGACGAAGCGCTACCTGCACCACTACAACTTCCCGCCGTTCTCCACCGGCGAGACGGGGCGCGTCGGTTCGCCGAAGCGCCGCGAAATCGGCCACGGCATGCTCGCCGAGCGTGCGCTGGTGCCGGTGCTGCCCAAGCGCGACGAGTTCCCCTACGCCATCCGGCAGGTCTCCGAGGCGCTCGGCTCCAACGGCTCCACGTCGATGGGCTCGGTGTGCGCCTCGACGATGAGCCTCTACAACGCGGGTGTCCCGCTGAAGGCGTCCGTCGCCGGTATCGCCATGGGCCTGGTGTCCGACGAGGTGGACGGCGAGACCCGCTACGTCGCGCTGACCGACATCCTCGGTGCCGAAGACGCCTTCGGCGACATGGACTTCAAGGTCGCGGGCACCAAGGACATCATCACCGCGTTGCAGCTCGACACCAAGCTCGACGGCATCCCGTCCGACGTGCTGGCCGGTGCGCTCAACCAGGCGAAGGACGCACGGCACACCATCCTTGAGGTGATGGCCGAGGCCATCGACGGCCCCGACGAGATGAGCCCGTACGCTCCGCGCGTCACGAGCGTCAAGATCCCGGTGGACAAGATCGGCGAGGTCATCGGCCCGAAGGGCAAGATGATCAACTCGATCACGGAGGAGACCGGGGCCGACATCTCCATCGAGGACGACGGCACCATCTACGTCGGCGCAGCCGACGGTCCCTCCGCCGACGCCGCGATCGACAAGATCAACGCGATCGCCAACCCGCAGCTCCCGAAGGTGGGCGAGCGCTTCCTCGGTACCGTGGTGAAGACGGCCGCGTTCGGCGCGTTCGTCTCGCTGCTGCCCGGGAAGGACGGCCTCGTGCACATTTCGAAGCTGGGCAACGGCAAGCGCATCGGCAAGGTCGAGGACGTCGTCAACGTCGGCGACAAGCTGCGCGTCGAGATCGCCGACATCGACAACCGCGGCAAGATCAGCCTCATCCTGGTCAAGGAGGACGAGGACAACGCGGCCGAAGGCGGCGAAAAGGCAGACAGCGCCGAGAACTCCGAGAACGCCAAGGGCGCGGAGAACACGGCTGACGCGAGCTGA
- a CDS encoding 2'-5' RNA ligase family protein produces MPRLFSALIPPPEVVASLRTELGRLGLGGNGRDGGDGEEVGRLREEPASRWHITLGFYGRDLTSSRTAWLRERLTGAPAPTLRLAGAGAFSDVIWVGVFGSGLAELAAAVRPDGEVRRFRAHLTIARGATVERARRFGEALAGYRGPRWQATEAVLVRSDPGESGPVYSTVERFPLGSTGS; encoded by the coding sequence ATGCCCCGGCTGTTCAGTGCGCTGATCCCGCCACCGGAGGTCGTCGCCTCACTACGCACCGAACTGGGCCGGCTCGGCCTCGGCGGCAATGGCCGGGACGGCGGTGACGGAGAAGAGGTCGGCCGGTTGCGCGAGGAGCCCGCGAGCCGGTGGCACATCACACTCGGGTTCTACGGTCGCGACCTGACCTCCTCCCGGACCGCGTGGTTGCGGGAGCGGCTGACCGGCGCGCCCGCACCGACGCTGCGGCTGGCGGGCGCCGGAGCGTTCTCCGATGTAATCTGGGTCGGGGTCTTCGGGAGCGGGCTTGCCGAATTGGCCGCCGCCGTCCGGCCGGACGGTGAGGTTCGCCGGTTCCGCGCTCATCTCACCATCGCCAGAGGTGCGACGGTGGAGCGGGCGCGACGGTTCGGTGAAGCGCTGGCCGGCTACCGGGGCCCTCGCTGGCAGGCCACCGAGGCCGTGCTCGTGCGCAGTGACCCCGGTGAGAGCGGCCCGGTGTACAGCACGGTCGAGCGCTTCCCGCTCGGCTCGACCGGGAGTTGA